One Coffea arabica cultivar ET-39 chromosome 5c, Coffea Arabica ET-39 HiFi, whole genome shotgun sequence DNA window includes the following coding sequences:
- the LOC113688871 gene encoding uncharacterized protein isoform X1: MLMAATPAQSSRRIMGETKENDAYEEELLDYEEDGEKAPDSVIAKVNGESVKRGYVRTWYRQLRIPRLATEATASACYCGFWV, from the exons ATGCTTATGGCTGCTACACCTGCACAG AGCAGCCGCAGAATAATGGGAGAGACGAAGGAGAACGATGCCTACGAGGAGGAGCTTCTCGACTATGAGGAAGATGGCGAAAAAGCCCCTGACTCCGTCATCGCTAAAGTCAACGGCGAGTCCGTTAAAAG AGGCTACGTTCGTACTTGGTATCGACAGCTCCGGATTCCAAGACTTGCTACTGAAGCCACAGCTTCTGCGTGCTATTGTGGATTCTGGGTTTGA
- the LOC113688871 gene encoding DEAD-box ATP-dependent RNA helicase 15-like isoform X2: MRSSLKSSRRIMGETKENDAYEEELLDYEEDGEKAPDSVIAKVNGESVKRGYVRTWYRQLRIPRLATEATASACYCGFWV; this comes from the exons ATGAGATCTTCTCTGAag AGCAGCCGCAGAATAATGGGAGAGACGAAGGAGAACGATGCCTACGAGGAGGAGCTTCTCGACTATGAGGAAGATGGCGAAAAAGCCCCTGACTCCGTCATCGCTAAAGTCAACGGCGAGTCCGTTAAAAG AGGCTACGTTCGTACTTGGTATCGACAGCTCCGGATTCCAAGACTTGCTACTGAAGCCACAGCTTCTGCGTGCTATTGTGGATTCTGGGTTTGA